From Aedes albopictus strain Foshan chromosome 1, AalbF5, whole genome shotgun sequence, one genomic window encodes:
- the LOC109417046 gene encoding coagulation factor XII, giving the protein MVGSLCFMFASILINNALGHPIVHGVLPRDPTQFSFAVSLQQVLRNGTLVHFCGGTYLGQGWILTANHCVVGSDPISGIYAYVGGLPLLDSQPFVRRPVRQVISHPDYNRVTLGSDIALLRIDGADGSLQLLDKLVQSNLLLPPKVDHPSNNNMAGGFIGVGGDALNLVQSSYSGLGFDYTADQEQDEECHIFGYGSDSFYGPTSDRLQYGGPIRPLSFDRCLQMLGPVVAPATPNSGMFCAIGQADACRGDSGGGLVCRRKIWGPVGDRERPYTLRGIISYGAGCGAPASPGVYTDVSFYRTWIDELIAASELASPNA; this is encoded by the exons ATGGTTGGATCCCTGTGTTTCATGTTTGCATCGATTTTAATCAACAACGCATTGGGCCATCCGATCGTTCACGGCGTACTGCCACGTGATCCGACTCAGTTCAGTTTTGCTGTTTCTCTTCAGCAAGTTCTTAGGAATGGAACATTAGTGCATTTTTGCGGCGGTACCTACCTGGGCCAGGGTTGGATCTTGACGGCAAACCACTGCGTCGTTGGAAG TGACCCCATTTCCGGAATCTACGCATACGTCGGTGGACTTCCTCTATTGGATTCGCAGCCATTTGTGCGTCGTCCTGTTCGACAAGTAATTAGTCATCCGGATTATAATCG TGTGACACTGGGCAGTGATATTGCACTACTACGAATCGACGGAGCGGATGGCTCTCTTCAACTGTTAGACAAATTGGTACAAAGTAACCTTTTATTGCCACCCAAGGTAGATCATCCTAGCAACAACAATATGGCTGGTGGTTTCATTGGCGTTGGTGGAGATGCTCTAAATCTAGTCCAATCTAGTTACAGTGGTCTCGGTTTCGACTACACAGCGGACCAGGAGCAAGATGAGGAGTGCCACATATTTGGGTACGGATCGGATTCGTTCTACGGTCCAACGAGCGACCGACTGCAATACGGTGGACCGATACGACCGTTGTCTTTCGATCGGTGCCTGCAAATGCTTGGACCTGTGGTCGCCCCGGCCACGCCCAACTCTGGAATGTTTTGTGCGATCGGTCAAGCCGATGCTTGTAGG GGAGATTCCGGTGGCGGATTGGTGTGCCGGCGGAAAATTTGGGGACCTGTCGGAGACCGGGAAAGGCCCTATACACTGCGGGGAATCATCTCGTATGGAGCTGGCTGTGGGGCTCCGGCATCACCCGGGGTCTATACCGACGTCAGTTTCTATCGGACGTGGATCGACGAGCTGATCGCAGCTTCCGAACTCGCGTCTCCAAATGCTTAA